Proteins from a genomic interval of Deltaproteobacteria bacterium:
- a CDS encoding ATP-binding protein → MAHMRNRYIYPLIKKAKAMSPLIGLLGHRQVGKTTVLETMCDSYCTLDQKADLDLAIKDPDDFLKSHSHLFQGIDECQLAPPLFSALKEFVRKRKSPGQFLLSGSVRFTSRQAIRESLTGRIVNFELLPLSISEMAHQELPSSLETLMSQLSIDRVIQSLESRKKEISSLMKEYRYYYNHGGLPGVCFIRDDRLRNLRIKEQLLTILDRDIRLVYPTTLPYSQILEFLRYIALTQGRPFNYSGAQKVSLISAVTQKKLLYALEAVFLIRRLPIDGTQKGPVFYLEDQAEAKYLLEQNLTAMDEFEHLIYRNLRTQLFYKLGPSFREFHFLTRGGSRIPYAIELGGFRLGILPIEEERPNRRDSAAAASFLKKYGNSRILFLHQGKALTSIDERSLSAPVYYFV, encoded by the coding sequence ATGGCACACATGCGAAATAGGTATATTTATCCATTGATTAAAAAGGCAAAAGCCATGAGCCCCCTGATTGGATTGCTGGGGCACCGTCAGGTTGGAAAAACAACAGTTCTAGAAACAATGTGTGATTCTTATTGCACTCTTGATCAAAAAGCAGATTTAGATCTAGCCATCAAAGATCCGGATGACTTTTTAAAAAGTCATTCTCATCTTTTTCAAGGAATCGATGAGTGTCAACTCGCTCCGCCTTTATTTTCTGCCTTGAAAGAATTCGTTAGAAAACGAAAATCACCTGGGCAGTTTCTTCTTTCAGGGAGCGTTAGATTTACAAGTCGTCAGGCGATAAGAGAGTCGTTAACAGGAAGAATTGTTAACTTTGAATTATTGCCGCTTTCAATTAGCGAAATGGCTCATCAGGAGCTGCCCAGTTCTTTAGAAACGTTAATGTCTCAGCTCAGTATAGATCGAGTCATTCAGTCTCTTGAAAGCCGTAAAAAAGAGATATCTAGTCTCATGAAGGAGTATCGTTATTACTACAATCATGGAGGCCTTCCAGGTGTTTGTTTTATCCGTGATGATCGCCTCAGAAACCTTCGTATTAAAGAGCAACTGTTGACAATTTTAGATCGTGATATTCGTTTGGTTTATCCAACGACCTTACCCTATTCTCAAATTTTAGAATTCCTTAGATATATAGCGCTGACGCAAGGACGACCCTTCAATTATTCTGGGGCCCAAAAAGTTTCTCTTATTTCAGCAGTGACACAGAAAAAACTTCTTTATGCCTTGGAAGCCGTTTTTCTTATTCGTCGACTTCCCATAGATGGGACACAAAAGGGCCCCGTTTTTTATTTAGAAGATCAAGCTGAAGCAAAGTATTTACTTGAACAGAACCTCACCGCGATGGATGAATTTGAACATTTAATTTATCGAAATCTACGGACCCAACTATTTTATAAGTTAGGTCCGTCATTTCGGGAATTTCATTTTCTCACTCGCGGAGGCTCCCGAATTCCTTACGCGATTGAACTCGGTGGCTTTAGACTAGGAATTTTACCTATAGAAGAAGAACGGCCCAATCGCAGAGATTCTGCTGCGGCCGCTTCTTTTCTTAAAAAATATGGGAATAGCCGAATTCTTTTTCTGCACCAAGGAAAAGCGCTGACCTCCATAGACGAAAGATCTTTATCTGCCCCTGTTTACTATTTTGTCTGA